From uncultured Roseateles sp., the proteins below share one genomic window:
- a CDS encoding SDR family oxidoreductase codes for MRPVALVTGSAKRLGRAIALDLAQHGHDIAVHYRGSQAEALSVVDELRRMGARAQAFAADLGDEAATLALLPAVIQHFGRVDAVVNNASLFEYDDLASFSYAAMDRHWRANTGPAVLLARALHTHLVTEQRRGCVVNLLDQKLWNPNPDYFSYTLSKAALEAATTLLAQALAPSVRVCGVAPGVTLASGPMDDAAFQAAHRLTPLQRSSTPDDIARAVRFLIESPAITGTTLLVDGGQHMSAQPRDVMFLTKD; via the coding sequence TTGCGTCCCGTTGCCCTCGTCACCGGCAGTGCCAAACGCCTGGGTCGCGCCATTGCGCTCGATCTGGCTCAGCATGGCCACGACATCGCCGTCCACTACCGCGGCTCGCAGGCCGAGGCGCTGAGCGTCGTCGATGAATTGCGCCGGATGGGCGCCCGCGCCCAGGCCTTTGCCGCCGATCTGGGCGACGAGGCCGCCACCCTGGCCCTGCTGCCGGCCGTGATACAGCATTTCGGCCGGGTCGATGCGGTGGTCAACAACGCCAGCCTGTTCGAGTACGACGATCTGGCCAGTTTCAGCTATGCGGCGATGGACAGGCACTGGCGCGCCAACACTGGCCCGGCCGTGCTGCTGGCCCGGGCGCTGCACACCCATCTGGTGACTGAACAGCGCCGCGGCTGCGTCGTCAATCTGCTGGACCAGAAGCTCTGGAACCCGAATCCGGACTACTTCTCCTACACCCTGTCCAAGGCCGCACTCGAAGCCGCCACCACCCTGCTGGCTCAGGCGCTGGCGCCCAGCGTGAGGGTTTGCGGCGTGGCGCCAGGCGTGACGCTGGCCTCGGGGCCGATGGACGACGCGGCCTTCCAGGCGGCGCACAGGCTGACACCTCTGCAGCGCTCCTCGACGCCGGACGATATCGCCCGTGCCGTGCGCTTTCTGATCGAATCTCCGGCCATCACCGGCACCACCCTGCTGGTCGATGGCGGCCAGCACATGAGCGCGCAGCCGCGCGACGTGATGTTCCTCACCAAGGACTGA
- a CDS encoding antitoxin Xre/MbcA/ParS toxin-binding domain-containing protein yields the protein MPKNSLPKPPSRLQHQASDEERAWLDTAPVGREFGSPDYERLTALDQAAFAAFQSWERVRDWLVTPNAQLGGACPEDASRRPDGLSKVMSILMMAGGHASEDFMRDVEEMPVQERDSLRGLAEIKKLKGMFGRPALQVSIEDMNPAIARRGARKK from the coding sequence GTGCCGAAGAACTCTTTGCCAAAACCCCCTTCAAGGCTGCAGCACCAGGCTTCAGACGAAGAGAGGGCTTGGCTAGACACGGCGCCGGTCGGCCGCGAGTTCGGCAGCCCGGACTATGAGCGCTTGACGGCGTTGGATCAGGCCGCGTTTGCTGCCTTCCAATCGTGGGAGCGGGTGCGGGACTGGCTGGTGACACCAAATGCTCAGCTCGGTGGAGCCTGTCCAGAGGACGCGTCGCGGCGCCCGGATGGACTTAGCAAAGTCATGTCCATCCTGATGATGGCTGGCGGCCATGCTAGTGAAGACTTCATGCGCGATGTTGAGGAAATGCCTGTCCAGGAGCGAGACTCGCTCAGGGGGCTGGCCGAGATCAAGAAGCTCAAAGGCATGTTTGGGCGGCCTGCTTTGCAAGTCTCCATCGAAGACATGAACCCCGCCATCGCGCGACGTGGTGCCAGGAAGAAATAA
- a CDS encoding helicase-related protein — MLKLEDVKKNAAVSGIEPGQVVRVVTTEAVGDNALTVYYKTGDGQLRERMLFRADEANLKLAEAGRPWAFDAPGEAFKLAAEAYRINLAHLFDPMMAVHTSNVEPLPHQITAVYESMLPRQPLRYVLADDPGAGKTIMAGLLIRELLMRADAQRVLIVAPGSLVEQWQDEMAEKFGLEFTLFSREMVEQSRGNAFEDADLMVARVDQLSRSEELLEKLRLSRWDLIVVDEAHKLSANYFGQKINKTKRFQLGELLGSITRHFLLMTATPHNGKEEDFQLFMSLLDSDRFYGKFRDGAHKVDVTDLMRRMVKEDLLKFDGSPLFPERIATTANYKLSDVEAALYEAVTAYVKGEMNRADQLQDGARKGTVGFALTSLQRRLASSPAAIYESLKRRRIKLSRRVEEEKLRARGQSVSTNLTETVPLNGKQGSPEDVWESADALTPEDYEEFEEAVVDQATAAQTIVELEAEIFSLQVLEEQARQLVHSGLDRKWDELSRLLQDTPEMRDAEGRQRKLIIFTEHKDTLNYLAVKIRGLIGTEESVAMIHGGVKREDRRKVQELFRNDPATRVLLATDAAGEGVNLQNANLMVNYDLPWNPNRLEQRFGRIHRIGQTEVCHLWNMVANETREGDVFQRLFEKLEVERVALKGRVFDILGEVFEERSLKDLLIDAIRYGDDPEVRARLHRQVEGALDTAHLETIIKRNALCDEVMDAQRLFALKEEMEKAEARKLQPYFIRAFFTQAFQQLGGELRCREAGRYEITNVPATIRERDRQISGRDRRNVDPVLRRYERVCFEKKFVRLTDRVGAPMASLLHPAHPLMQATTDLMLEIHRNKLKQGTVLIDPADMGLTPRVMFIIDHAVREGEDLAKVASRRMQFVEIDASGASINAGWAPHLDMQQADAADLALIPDVLSAPWIAKDLEQVALAHASTHLVPEHFNEVRTRREAHVDKTLAAVHERLVKEINFWSDRYIKLQDDLAAGKDVRLTLENVRRTIDDLTARREAREKSLTALRHVVSATPLIVGGALVVPAGLLMQRRGEHGWSADAAARSRIEQIAMNSVMAAERALGHTVVDVSAQKCGWDVTSVPRAVDGKLPPSRHIEVKGRAKGSSTVTVTRNELLYGLNQHDKFILAVVLVDGEHVEGPHYVRRPFTQEPDWAVTSVNLDLAELMRRAVRPEQIGLA; from the coding sequence ATGCTCAAACTCGAAGACGTCAAGAAGAATGCCGCTGTCTCGGGCATCGAACCGGGCCAGGTCGTTCGGGTAGTCACGACAGAGGCTGTTGGTGACAACGCGCTGACGGTTTACTACAAGACGGGCGACGGTCAATTGCGCGAGCGGATGCTGTTTCGCGCGGACGAGGCCAACCTAAAGCTAGCAGAGGCCGGCCGGCCCTGGGCCTTCGATGCACCCGGCGAAGCCTTCAAGTTGGCGGCCGAGGCCTACCGCATCAACCTAGCCCACCTTTTCGACCCCATGATGGCCGTACACACGTCCAACGTGGAACCGCTGCCGCACCAGATAACGGCTGTCTATGAGTCGATGCTGCCGCGCCAGCCGCTCCGCTACGTTTTGGCCGACGATCCCGGCGCTGGCAAGACCATCATGGCCGGCTTGTTGATCCGCGAGCTGCTGATGCGCGCCGACGCCCAACGCGTGTTGATCGTGGCGCCTGGCAGCCTGGTCGAGCAGTGGCAGGACGAAATGGCCGAGAAGTTCGGCCTGGAGTTCACCCTGTTCAGTCGCGAAATGGTCGAGCAGAGTCGGGGCAACGCCTTCGAAGATGCTGATCTGATGGTGGCGCGGGTAGATCAGCTTTCTCGCAGCGAGGAACTGCTTGAGAAGCTGCGACTGTCCCGCTGGGACCTAATCGTGGTGGATGAGGCGCACAAGCTGTCGGCCAACTACTTCGGCCAGAAGATCAACAAGACCAAGCGATTCCAGCTGGGGGAGCTGCTGGGCTCCATTACTCGGCACTTCCTGCTGATGACGGCCACGCCGCACAACGGCAAGGAAGAGGATTTCCAGCTGTTCATGAGCCTGCTGGACAGCGACCGTTTCTACGGCAAATTTCGCGATGGCGCACACAAGGTGGACGTCACCGACCTGATGCGCCGAATGGTCAAAGAAGACCTGCTGAAGTTCGACGGCAGCCCGCTGTTCCCCGAGCGCATCGCGACGACGGCGAACTACAAGCTGTCCGACGTGGAGGCCGCTCTGTACGAAGCCGTGACGGCCTACGTCAAGGGGGAGATGAACCGGGCCGACCAACTGCAGGATGGCGCGCGCAAGGGCACGGTGGGATTCGCACTGACCTCGCTACAACGCCGGCTTGCATCCAGCCCCGCCGCGATCTACGAGTCGCTCAAACGCCGCCGCATCAAGCTGTCACGGCGCGTTGAGGAAGAGAAACTCCGCGCCCGCGGTCAGTCGGTGAGCACCAACCTGACTGAGACGGTTCCGCTCAACGGCAAGCAGGGCTCACCCGAAGATGTCTGGGAATCGGCTGATGCGCTTACGCCCGAGGACTATGAAGAGTTCGAGGAAGCAGTGGTCGACCAGGCCACGGCGGCACAGACCATCGTCGAGCTGGAGGCAGAAATCTTCAGCCTGCAGGTGCTGGAGGAACAGGCCCGCCAGTTAGTGCACTCAGGCCTGGACCGCAAGTGGGATGAGCTGTCCCGACTTCTGCAGGACACGCCCGAGATGCGCGATGCCGAGGGTCGGCAGCGCAAGCTCATCATCTTTACCGAGCACAAGGACACCCTCAACTACCTCGCGGTGAAGATCCGGGGTCTGATTGGCACCGAAGAGTCAGTTGCGATGATCCACGGCGGCGTTAAGCGCGAAGATCGGCGCAAGGTGCAAGAGCTGTTCCGCAACGACCCGGCCACCCGGGTGCTGCTGGCAACCGACGCAGCGGGTGAAGGCGTGAATCTCCAGAACGCCAACCTAATGGTCAATTACGACCTGCCGTGGAACCCAAACCGCCTGGAGCAGCGCTTCGGCCGTATCCACCGGATCGGCCAGACCGAGGTCTGCCACCTTTGGAACATGGTTGCCAACGAGACCCGCGAAGGCGATGTCTTCCAGCGCCTATTCGAGAAGCTGGAAGTCGAGCGCGTGGCACTCAAGGGTCGGGTGTTCGACATCCTGGGCGAGGTATTTGAAGAGCGCAGCCTCAAGGACCTGCTGATCGACGCCATCCGTTACGGTGACGACCCTGAGGTGCGTGCTCGGCTACACCGCCAGGTTGAGGGGGCGTTGGACACAGCCCATCTGGAAACCATCATCAAGCGCAACGCGCTGTGTGACGAGGTGATGGACGCGCAGCGGTTGTTCGCATTGAAGGAGGAGATGGAAAAGGCCGAGGCCAGGAAACTTCAGCCCTACTTCATCCGTGCCTTCTTCACCCAGGCCTTCCAGCAACTTGGAGGCGAACTGCGCTGCCGGGAAGCCGGCCGCTACGAGATCACCAACGTGCCGGCCACCATCCGCGAGCGTGACCGCCAGATCAGTGGGCGCGACCGGCGCAACGTTGACCCAGTGCTGCGGCGCTATGAGCGGGTGTGCTTCGAGAAGAAGTTCGTGCGCCTGACCGACCGTGTGGGCGCACCTATGGCGAGCTTGTTGCACCCGGCTCACCCGCTGATGCAGGCAACCACCGATTTGATGCTGGAGATACATCGCAACAAGCTCAAGCAGGGTACGGTGCTGATCGACCCGGCTGACATGGGCTTGACCCCTCGTGTCATGTTCATCATCGACCACGCCGTGCGCGAGGGAGAGGACCTGGCCAAGGTTGCCTCGCGCCGCATGCAATTCGTCGAGATCGACGCCAGTGGGGCCTCCATAAACGCCGGCTGGGCGCCCCATCTGGACATGCAGCAGGCCGACGCAGCAGATCTGGCTTTGATCCCCGATGTGCTTAGCGCACCCTGGATCGCTAAAGACCTTGAGCAGGTGGCTCTTGCCCACGCATCGACTCATCTGGTACCGGAACACTTCAACGAAGTGCGCACGCGACGCGAAGCCCATGTCGACAAGACCCTGGCAGCCGTGCACGAACGCCTGGTCAAGGAAATCAACTTCTGGTCTGACCGCTACATCAAGCTGCAGGACGACCTAGCTGCCGGTAAGGACGTGCGCCTGACGCTTGAAAACGTGCGTCGCACCATCGATGACCTCACCGCCCGGCGCGAGGCCCGTGAAAAGTCGCTCACAGCCTTACGGCACGTAGTGTCCGCCACCCCGCTGATCGTGGGCGGCGCCTTGGTAGTTCCGGCTGGGCTACTGATGCAACGCCGGGGTGAGCATGGTTGGTCGGCCGATGCCGCCGCCCGATCTCGCATCGAACAGATCGCGATGAACTCAGTCATGGCTGCCGAACGCGCACTGGGTCATACCGTGGTCGATGTCTCGGCGCAAAAGTGCGGCTGGGATGTGACAAGTGTGCCCCGGGCTGTAGACGGCAAGTTGCCGCCATCGCGGCATATTGAAGTGAAGGGTCGAGCCAAGGGCAGTAGCACCGTTACCGTCACCCGCAACGAGCTGCTATACGGCTTGAACCAGCATGACAAGTTCATTCTGGCCGTGGTTCTGGTGGACGGCGAGCATGTTGAAGGACCGCACTACGTTCGCAGACCATTTACTCAGGAACCTGATTGGGCGGTAACAAGCGTGAATTTGGATTTGGCTGAGTTGATGCGCCGTGCTGTCAGGCCTGAGCAGATTGGGTTGGCATGA
- a CDS encoding transposase, which produces MTSDKPVKRRHYSEALKAQVMAECEAPGASVAKVALAHGINANVVHRWRQLAREDQPAVPAISSGFIPVPLAPSPIPPVVPASSDIQVQLRRGATTMTITWPVSAAADFAAWTRELLR; this is translated from the coding sequence ATGACAAGCGACAAACCGGTTAAGCGACGGCACTACAGCGAAGCACTGAAGGCGCAGGTGATGGCCGAGTGCGAAGCGCCGGGCGCCTCGGTGGCGAAGGTGGCCCTGGCCCATGGCATCAATGCCAACGTCGTGCACCGCTGGCGCCAACTCGCCCGCGAAGACCAGCCCGCTGTGCCCGCGATCTCAAGCGGCTTCATCCCGGTGCCCCTTGCCCCATCGCCCATACCGCCAGTGGTGCCGGCCAGCTCCGACATCCAGGTCCAACTGCGTCGAGGCGCAACAACGATGACGATCACCTGGCCGGTGTCGGCCGCTGCCGACTTCGCCGCCTGGACCCGCGAGTTGCTCCGATGA
- a CDS encoding dsDNA nuclease domain-containing protein gives MKSIETAKLVEDVGRDTLSRYDMQFQAAAYAALQILEGKGVDCVYCDFHDDFVVRRVVANVTTYHFFQVKTKNKLNHQWSLNDIFALKKAGQKNDGESLKKVRQSFAGKLLLHGIVFDDACIEATLLSNVYFHDDVVQAVDELRGKVPKCRAAKFLSDNFSAIFSITPELPGEKIEEFLGKLILQPSVGYIDKDRGTFAGAARSAIYEYSEIDLTHYETKELANGLVDLVYRKSKMPLEGVAPAEIASRIGVGLDDLLEVLSISRSAYEALLKGAEPKALKQASAIQRWLKGAGAGDEMVEYASMQKVNWDIWLRTARHNYSPLDLGSLLEQIDKLYLQWVQSGEGFQRLNQLLEDFSKIPFLAKFGGLSRELLFGAIGSVVVRVYSK, from the coding sequence GTGAAATCCATTGAGACCGCCAAGCTGGTGGAAGACGTTGGCCGCGACACGCTGTCGCGGTATGACATGCAATTCCAGGCTGCTGCATACGCCGCGCTCCAGATCTTGGAAGGAAAGGGCGTTGACTGCGTCTACTGCGACTTTCACGACGACTTCGTAGTACGCCGGGTAGTCGCCAACGTTACTACCTACCACTTCTTCCAAGTCAAAACCAAGAACAAGCTCAATCATCAATGGAGCTTGAATGACATATTCGCCCTAAAGAAGGCCGGCCAGAAGAATGACGGCGAGAGCTTGAAAAAGGTCCGCCAAAGCTTTGCTGGGAAGCTTTTGCTGCATGGGATTGTATTTGACGATGCTTGCATTGAAGCGACGCTATTGTCGAACGTCTACTTTCACGATGACGTCGTGCAGGCCGTCGATGAATTACGCGGCAAAGTCCCTAAATGTAGGGCGGCAAAGTTTTTGTCGGATAACTTCTCTGCGATTTTTTCAATCACGCCGGAGTTGCCCGGCGAGAAGATCGAGGAATTTCTTGGCAAGCTTATTTTGCAGCCATCCGTTGGATACATAGACAAGGATAGAGGAACTTTTGCTGGTGCGGCGCGATCCGCCATATATGAATATAGCGAGATTGACCTCACGCACTATGAAACCAAGGAACTTGCCAATGGGCTTGTAGACCTTGTCTATCGCAAGTCCAAGATGCCTCTCGAAGGCGTAGCACCTGCCGAGATTGCCTCGCGAATTGGTGTCGGCCTCGACGATTTGCTTGAAGTCCTTAGCATTTCTCGCTCCGCATATGAAGCACTACTAAAGGGAGCCGAGCCGAAAGCACTAAAGCAAGCATCCGCCATTCAGCGATGGCTGAAAGGTGCTGGCGCAGGTGACGAGATGGTTGAATACGCCTCGATGCAGAAAGTCAACTGGGATATTTGGCTGCGCACGGCGCGTCACAACTATTCACCGCTTGACCTCGGCAGCTTGCTTGAACAAATTGATAAGCTCTACCTGCAATGGGTGCAAAGCGGTGAGGGATTTCAACGGCTAAACCAATTGCTTGAGGATTTTTCGAAGATTCCGTTCTTAGCAAAGTTTGGTGGGTTAAGTCGTGAATTACTTTTTGGCGCCATCGGCTCAGTCGTGGTTCGAGTTTATTCAAAATGA
- a CDS encoding IS66 family transposase — translation MIATDRIDTLTPEQLRQALHSALAEVQRHERQAAHDRALIDKLTHEMAVLKRLKFAAKSESFNAEQKSLLEEALDADLAALALEIEQREAGKPNSTEKRQAKRTALPAELPRREVRHEPDSLTCGCGCQLKRIGEDVAEKLDYVPGVFTVERHVRGKWVCGRCETLVQAPVAPHIIDKGIPTTGLLAQVLVAKYLDHLPLYRQEGIFGRAGLAIPRSTLAEWVGQCGVQLQPLVDALKAEMLARAVLHADETPVAMLKPGHGKTHRAYLWSYCTTAYDSLRAVVFDFADSRGGQHVRAFLGLGEPSNSGWCGKLVCDDFSGYKACFELGVTEAGCLAHARRKFHELWANHGSPVGEQALKFFGELYDVEREVRELDPDERKRIRQLRSRPVADALRQWLSGQRQRVPEGSATAKAIDYSLKRWQALTRFIDDGELPADNNWVENQIRPIALGRNNWLFAGSLRAGQRAAAIMSLVHSARLNGHEPHAYLRDALERLPTQPASRIAELLPHRWNPAAI, via the coding sequence GTGATCGCCACCGACCGCATCGACACGCTGACACCCGAGCAACTGCGCCAGGCGCTGCATTCGGCGCTTGCCGAAGTCCAGCGTCACGAGCGCCAGGCCGCTCACGACCGCGCCCTCATCGACAAGCTTACGCACGAGATGGCGGTGCTCAAGCGGCTGAAGTTTGCCGCCAAGTCCGAGAGCTTCAACGCGGAGCAGAAGAGCCTTCTCGAAGAGGCGCTCGACGCCGATCTGGCTGCGCTGGCGCTGGAGATCGAGCAGCGCGAAGCTGGCAAGCCCAACTCCACCGAGAAACGCCAAGCCAAGCGCACCGCACTGCCGGCCGAACTGCCACGGCGCGAAGTGCGTCATGAGCCTGACAGCCTCACATGCGGTTGTGGCTGCCAGCTCAAGCGCATCGGCGAAGACGTGGCCGAGAAGCTCGACTACGTGCCCGGCGTCTTCACGGTCGAACGCCATGTCCGCGGCAAGTGGGTCTGCGGCCGGTGCGAGACCCTCGTGCAGGCGCCTGTCGCGCCGCACATCATCGACAAGGGCATCCCCACCACCGGGCTGCTGGCCCAAGTGCTGGTGGCCAAGTACCTGGATCACCTGCCGCTGTACCGGCAGGAAGGCATCTTTGGCCGGGCCGGTCTGGCCATCCCGCGCTCGACGCTGGCCGAGTGGGTGGGCCAATGCGGCGTGCAGTTGCAGCCACTGGTGGATGCGCTCAAGGCAGAGATGCTGGCCCGAGCCGTGCTGCACGCTGACGAGACACCGGTGGCCATGCTCAAGCCAGGCCACGGCAAGACACACCGGGCCTATCTGTGGAGCTATTGCACGACGGCCTACGACAGCCTGCGCGCTGTGGTCTTCGACTTCGCTGACAGCCGGGGCGGCCAGCACGTTCGGGCCTTCCTAGGCTTGGGGGAGCCAAGCAATTCGGGTTGGTGCGGCAAGCTCGTCTGCGACGACTTCTCGGGGTACAAGGCCTGCTTCGAGCTGGGCGTGACCGAGGCCGGATGCCTGGCCCACGCCAGACGCAAGTTCCATGAACTGTGGGCCAACCATGGCAGTCCAGTCGGCGAACAGGCGCTGAAGTTCTTTGGCGAGCTTTACGACGTCGAGCGTGAGGTCCGAGAACTGGATCCCGATGAGCGCAAGCGCATCCGGCAACTGCGCTCGCGACCCGTGGCCGATGCCTTGCGGCAGTGGTTGAGCGGGCAGCGGCAACGGGTCCCTGAAGGCTCAGCCACGGCCAAGGCCATCGACTACAGCCTCAAGCGTTGGCAGGCGCTGACGCGCTTCATCGACGATGGCGAGCTGCCTGCGGACAACAACTGGGTCGAGAACCAGATCAGGCCCATCGCCCTAGGTCGAAACAACTGGCTATTCGCTGGCAGCCTGCGTGCGGGTCAGCGTGCGGCTGCCATCATGAGTCTGGTGCACTCGGCGAGGCTGAATGGGCATGAACCGCATGCCTACCTGCGCGACGCGCTGGAGCGCTTGCCCACGCAGCCGGCCAGTCGGATCGCCGAGTTGTTGCCGCACCGCTGGAATCCCGCCGCCATCTGA
- the tnpB gene encoding IS66 family insertion sequence element accessory protein TnpB (TnpB, as the term is used for proteins encoded by IS66 family insertion elements, is considered an accessory protein, since TnpC, encoded by a neighboring gene, is a DDE family transposase.), with amino-acid sequence MIRVDAVWLAVEPLDMRAGTEAALARVVQVFGAARPHHAYLFANRRANRMKVLVHDGIGVWLAARRLNQGKFVWPRDAGLTLALTQQQLGALVLGLPWQRIGEAGIISVL; translated from the coding sequence ATGATCCGTGTGGACGCCGTGTGGCTGGCGGTCGAGCCGCTGGACATGCGCGCTGGCACTGAGGCTGCACTGGCTCGCGTGGTGCAGGTCTTCGGCGCTGCCCGGCCCCACCATGCCTACCTGTTCGCCAACCGCCGGGCCAATCGCATGAAGGTGCTGGTGCACGATGGCATTGGCGTCTGGCTGGCCGCCAGGCGACTCAACCAGGGCAAGTTCGTCTGGCCCCGCGATGCCGGGCTGACCCTGGCGCTCACGCAGCAGCAGCTCGGCGCACTGGTGCTGGGCCTGCCCTGGCAGCGCATCGGCGAAGCCGGCATCATCAGCGTGCTGTAG
- a CDS encoding helix-turn-helix transcriptional regulator: MPKILHSRHNEIFLEMLKRTRKRVRLRQRDLALLLGRHQGLVSKVERGERRLDVIELRDWLTALDIDFIEFMRELHTELAPHGTTGLRVLRRNSPRHKSSRAKAHSI, encoded by the coding sequence ATGCCAAAGATCCTTCATTCCCGTCACAACGAGATCTTTCTTGAAATGCTCAAGCGCACGCGCAAGCGCGTGCGTCTTCGCCAACGGGATCTGGCCTTGCTGCTAGGGCGCCACCAGGGGTTGGTCAGCAAGGTGGAACGCGGCGAGCGTAGGCTTGACGTTATCGAGTTGAGAGACTGGCTGACTGCCCTCGACATCGACTTCATCGAGTTCATGCGCGAGTTGCATACGGAACTTGCCCCGCACGGCACCACTGGCTTGCGAGTTCTGCGGCGAAACAGCCCACGGCATAAGTCTTCGAGGGCGAAAGCTCATTCAATTTGA
- a CDS encoding dihydroneopterin aldolase: MHSPLSHPSLMDCRRLFLRDYEVWINIGVHDFEKKGEQRVLINVDLFIPLALSTPKADELDEVVDYDFMRRTIAERVKLGHVHLQETLCDDVLALMLAHPRVKAARVSTEKPDVYPDCDAVGVEVFGMKS, encoded by the coding sequence ATGCACAGCCCCCTCTCCCACCCCTCGCTGATGGACTGCCGCCGCCTGTTCCTGCGCGACTACGAGGTCTGGATCAATATCGGCGTGCACGACTTCGAGAAAAAGGGCGAGCAGCGGGTGCTGATCAATGTCGATCTGTTCATCCCGCTGGCCCTGTCCACACCCAAGGCCGACGAGCTGGACGAGGTGGTGGACTATGACTTCATGCGCCGCACCATCGCCGAACGGGTCAAGCTGGGCCATGTGCACCTGCAGGAGACCCTGTGCGACGACGTGCTGGCCCTGATGCTGGCCCACCCGCGCGTCAAGGCGGCGCGGGTCTCGACCGAAAAGCCGGATGTGTATCCCGACTGCGATGCGGTGGGAGTTGAAGTGTTTGGGATGAAATCATGA
- a CDS encoding NYN domain-containing protein, whose protein sequence is MEKIDSGMNSRVALLVDCDNTTPEILEYALRVVAQFGRVVLRRGYGNHATLANKWQEALVRLAFTPCLQYQYAAGKNTADIALALDAVEALFDQRADTFCLVTSDSDFAYLCRKLRERGATVHIVGEAKTPDALRNASDQFFEWLPPEPPAEPLGSAAAAKAPPAPAPKPAPKKRPKAVLNAVSLLAADTPDGRVGLGALGQYLKRTDPGFSPKAYGHTALSDMVRAYPDLAVQLENGSTYWVSLKPKPSAVG, encoded by the coding sequence ATGGAAAAAATCGATTCGGGCATGAATTCCAGGGTGGCCCTCCTGGTGGATTGCGACAACACCACGCCCGAGATTCTGGAATATGCGCTGCGGGTCGTGGCTCAGTTCGGGCGGGTGGTGCTGCGGCGGGGCTATGGCAACCACGCCACCCTGGCCAACAAGTGGCAGGAAGCGCTGGTGCGCCTGGCCTTCACCCCCTGCCTGCAGTACCAGTACGCCGCCGGTAAGAACACGGCCGACATTGCGTTGGCGCTGGATGCCGTTGAAGCGCTGTTCGATCAACGCGCCGACACCTTCTGCCTAGTCACCAGCGACTCCGACTTCGCCTACCTGTGCCGCAAGCTGCGCGAACGCGGTGCCACGGTGCACATCGTGGGCGAGGCCAAGACGCCCGATGCCCTGCGCAACGCCAGCGACCAGTTCTTCGAATGGCTGCCCCCCGAGCCCCCCGCTGAGCCCCTCGGGTCGGCAGCTGCGGCCAAGGCCCCGCCTGCACCCGCCCCTAAGCCTGCCCCGAAGAAGCGCCCCAAGGCCGTTCTGAATGCCGTGAGCCTGCTCGCCGCCGACACACCTGACGGGCGTGTGGGGCTGGGTGCCCTGGGCCAGTACCTCAAGCGCACCGATCCTGGGTTCTCGCCGAAGGCCTATGGGCATACCGCGCTATCTGACATGGTGCGCGCCTATCCGGACTTGGCAGTGCAGCTCGAAAACGGCTCGACATATTGGGTCAGCTTGAAGCCAAAGCCCTCGGCGGTTGGCTAG